The Corynebacterium pseudopelargi genome contains a region encoding:
- a CDS encoding ATP-dependent Clp protease proteolytic subunit, translating to MSDLTPKAQGGAGMNLSDSVYERLLRERIIFLGTDVNDEIANKLCAQILLLSAEDPTRDISLYINSPGGSVTAGMAIYDTMRYSPCDIATYGMGLAASMGQFLLSGGTKGKRFALPHARIMMHQPSAGVGGTAADIAIQAEQFAQTKHELAELIAEHTGQTFEQITKDSYRDRWFTAQQAKEYGLVDYVIETAQKPLAN from the coding sequence ATGTCTGATCTCACCCCCAAAGCACAGGGTGGCGCCGGCATGAATCTCAGCGATTCTGTTTATGAGCGTCTACTTCGCGAGCGCATTATCTTCCTAGGAACCGACGTGAATGACGAGATTGCGAACAAGCTGTGTGCGCAAATCTTGCTGCTGTCGGCCGAGGACCCCACCCGCGATATTTCCCTGTACATCAATTCCCCTGGTGGTTCGGTCACCGCCGGCATGGCAATTTACGACACGATGCGGTATTCCCCATGCGATATCGCTACTTACGGCATGGGCCTGGCCGCGTCGATGGGGCAGTTCCTGCTTTCTGGCGGCACCAAGGGTAAGCGCTTCGCGCTGCCGCATGCCCGCATTATGATGCACCAGCCTTCTGCCGGCGTTGGCGGCACCGCGGCCGATATCGCCATCCAGGCAGAACAATTTGCCCAGACGAAGCACGAATTGGCTGAGCTGATTGCGGAGCACACTGGCCAAACCTTCGAACAGATCACGAAGGATTCTTATCGTGACCGCTGGTTTACCGCCCAGCAGGCCAAGGAATACGGTCTGGTCGACTACGTCATCGAAACCGCCCAAAAGCCGCTGGCAAACTAA
- a CDS encoding ATP-dependent Clp protease proteolytic subunit produces MNQNGMQMPQSRYVLPSFIEQSAYGTKETNPYAKLFEERIIFLGTQVDDTSANDIMAQLLVLEGLDPDREITMYINSPGGSFTSLMAIYDTMQYVRPDVRTVCLGQAASAAAVLLAAGAPGKRACLPNSRVLIHQPATEGTRGQVSDLEIQAKEIERMRVLMENTLARHTGRSAEQIREDTDRDKILTAEEAVEYGIVDQVFDYRKMNG; encoded by the coding sequence ATGAACCAAAACGGTATGCAAATGCCCCAATCGCGCTACGTCCTGCCTTCCTTCATTGAGCAGTCGGCGTACGGCACCAAAGAAACCAACCCTTACGCGAAGCTTTTCGAAGAACGCATCATCTTCCTAGGAACCCAGGTCGATGACACTTCCGCCAACGACATCATGGCGCAGCTCTTGGTGCTCGAAGGGCTCGATCCCGACCGAGAGATCACCATGTACATCAACTCTCCCGGTGGATCCTTCACCTCACTGATGGCCATCTACGACACCATGCAGTACGTTCGCCCCGACGTGCGCACCGTCTGCCTGGGCCAGGCCGCCTCTGCAGCAGCAGTGCTGCTAGCTGCAGGTGCGCCCGGCAAGCGCGCTTGCCTTCCTAACTCGCGCGTATTGATCCACCAGCCTGCTACCGAAGGCACCCGAGGCCAGGTATCTGACCTGGAAATCCAGGCCAAAGAAATCGAGCGCATGCGCGTGCTGATGGAAAACACGCTGGCGCGCCACACCGGCCGTAGCGCGGAGCAGATCCGCGAAGATACCGATCGCGATAAGATTCTCACCGCTGAAGAGGCAGTGGAGTATGGCATCGTTGATCAGGTTTTTGATTATCGCAAGATGAACGGCTAG